One Bremerella alba DNA segment encodes these proteins:
- a CDS encoding aminotransferase class III-fold pyridoxal phosphate-dependent enzyme produces MDSESLIAQQLLSDPRVAQATKLLTDALADHSAKLSARGPKPELAVPYQKCLETFAGLRGNTLFFPYLGSGAGQGSLVELTDGSVKYDMITGIGVHAMGHANSELLSELVPAVLSDTVMQGNLQQNTESLLLSKQWVAIANRNGASLEHCFLSSSGAMANENAFKILFQHRTESSRILAFENAFAGRSHLTGQVTDRPKNRQGQPLTVPVDYAPFFDAERSEESTQKTLQTVERYLNRYPGTHCGFIMELVQGEGGYYSAPREYFVALCELLKKHQVPIFFDEIQTFGRTYAPFAFQMLELDSFADVVSVGKMSQVCATFFRKEFNPKPGLLSQTFTSSTTAIVASCWILQKLIEGNYYGPEGRIADIHRRFVARFEAIHAKAPDRISGPWGIGGMIAFTPLDGSAESAKKVLYALYEAGVIAFVAGVGPARVRFLPPFLSLTNDEIENVCDILESVLLSKAFN; encoded by the coding sequence ATCATTCAGCCAAGCTGAGTGCTCGTGGCCCCAAGCCTGAATTAGCCGTGCCTTATCAAAAATGTCTTGAAACATTCGCGGGACTGCGTGGTAACACTCTGTTCTTTCCGTATCTCGGTAGCGGAGCAGGGCAGGGATCGCTGGTGGAACTTACCGACGGAAGCGTCAAATACGACATGATCACCGGGATCGGCGTGCATGCGATGGGGCACGCAAATTCCGAGCTATTGTCGGAACTAGTTCCAGCTGTACTTTCAGATACCGTCATGCAAGGAAATTTGCAGCAGAACACAGAATCGCTGCTGCTGAGCAAACAGTGGGTTGCGATTGCCAATCGAAATGGTGCGTCACTCGAGCATTGTTTTCTATCGAGCAGCGGCGCCATGGCTAACGAGAACGCGTTCAAGATATTGTTCCAACATCGAACCGAGTCTAGCCGGATCCTGGCATTCGAGAACGCGTTTGCCGGTCGCTCACACCTTACCGGCCAGGTAACCGACCGTCCTAAGAATCGCCAGGGGCAGCCCCTAACAGTGCCGGTGGACTATGCTCCGTTCTTCGATGCCGAGCGTTCTGAAGAGAGCACCCAAAAAACATTGCAGACCGTAGAAAGATATCTGAATCGCTACCCAGGCACGCACTGTGGTTTCATCATGGAACTTGTGCAGGGGGAAGGGGGCTACTACAGTGCACCGCGTGAGTACTTCGTTGCCCTATGCGAACTGCTAAAGAAACACCAGGTACCAATCTTCTTCGACGAGATACAAACGTTCGGACGGACCTATGCTCCGTTTGCGTTTCAAATGCTCGAACTCGATTCCTTTGCCGATGTAGTTTCCGTAGGCAAGATGTCTCAGGTCTGCGCTACCTTTTTCCGGAAAGAGTTTAATCCCAAGCCTGGGCTCTTAAGTCAGACATTTACCTCTTCCACGACTGCCATTGTGGCCTCGTGTTGGATTCTACAAAAGCTGATCGAAGGCAACTATTATGGTCCGGAGGGGCGGATTGCGGATATTCACCGTCGGTTTGTTGCTCGTTTCGAGGCAATCCATGCGAAGGCTCCAGATCGAATCTCAGGTCCATGGGGAATTGGCGGCATGATTGCATTTACGCCACTGGATGGTTCAGCCGAGTCTGCGAAAAAGGTACTCTATGCACTGTATGAGGCTGGGGTGATCGCCTTTGTGGCCGGAGTTGGTCCGGCCCGTGTACGTTTCTTGCCTCCATTTCTTTCGTTGACCAACGATGAAATAGAGAACGTCTGTGACATCCTAGAAAGTGTCCTGCTCTCAAAAGCATTCAATTAA
- a CDS encoding arginine N-succinyltransferase: MLIRPVEERDLDQLHELAQLTQYGLTTLPKDRATFEKRVRQSLRAFEDLNDADPQGQLYLFVMEDMSSKKVVGTCGIVSKVGGFKPFYAFRVETEIQESHTLGSRHEHQVLHLIKNHDGPTEIGSLFLHPEFRGGGNGRVLSLSRFLFLAEYPQLFEQKVIAEMRGVVDEAGHSPFWEAFGVHFFGIDFPNADMLSLINKDFIEELIPRHPVYVDLLSPEAQASVANVHPNTIPARRLLESEGFAYDSLVDIFEAGPVLHSPLKDIRTVKQSRVLPVVSIESALGEDSLLAIVSAQDHQYFRASSGKIIETSHGLVLESQLANELQLAVGHSVRFAPLKASG, encoded by the coding sequence ATGCTCATTCGGCCTGTAGAAGAACGCGATTTAGATCAACTGCACGAACTGGCTCAGTTGACTCAGTATGGACTCACGACGCTTCCCAAAGATCGAGCCACCTTTGAGAAACGCGTACGACAAAGCCTTCGCGCGTTTGAAGACCTAAATGACGCCGATCCTCAAGGGCAGCTCTATCTTTTTGTTATGGAAGATATGTCGTCCAAGAAAGTAGTGGGAACTTGTGGCATTGTTTCTAAGGTTGGCGGATTTAAGCCCTTCTACGCGTTTCGCGTGGAAACGGAGATTCAGGAATCGCATACGCTCGGCAGCAGGCACGAGCATCAGGTGTTGCACTTGATCAAAAACCATGATGGCCCGACAGAAATCGGCAGCTTGTTCCTGCATCCGGAATTTCGCGGTGGAGGGAATGGTCGAGTGTTATCGTTGTCTCGTTTTCTTTTTCTTGCCGAATACCCTCAGCTTTTCGAGCAAAAAGTGATTGCCGAAATGCGGGGTGTTGTCGACGAGGCTGGCCACAGTCCTTTCTGGGAAGCTTTCGGGGTTCACTTCTTTGGCATCGACTTTCCCAATGCCGATATGCTCAGCCTGATCAACAAAGACTTTATTGAAGAGCTGATACCACGCCATCCCGTTTACGTTGACCTGCTTTCGCCGGAAGCCCAGGCTTCGGTGGCCAATGTGCATCCCAATACAATCCCTGCACGCCGGTTGCTTGAAAGCGAGGGTTTCGCGTACGACAGCCTGGTCGATATCTTCGAGGCCGGTCCAGTGTTACATAGTCCACTTAAGGATATCCGAACGGTTAAGCAGAGCCGCGTTCTTCCTGTTGTGTCCATTGAATCGGCGTTAGGTGAGGACTCGCTCCTGGCGATTGTTTCCGCTCAGGATCATCAGTACTTCCGTGCTAGTAGCGGAAAGATTATTGAGACATCACACGGGCTCGTTTTAGAATCCCAACTAGCAAATGAACTACAACTCGCCGTCGGTCATTCCGTACGCTTTGCCCCCCTTAAAGCGTCAGGTTGA
- a CDS encoding pyridoxal phosphate-dependent aminotransferase: MSSEMSEKLISGLKIPTADDAFEWSPPLRALPVPGIRRMVNLAASMENVIHLSIGQPDFPCPKHIVDAYIHALQQGETGYTMDAGLPELLKELAGYYSARSGREITEDNILVTTGATEAMYLSISVTAAPGRQFLIPDPCFPLYAPLVRMHGGEVKPIPTRAEHGHQLDPQDVINAIGPRTFAIILNSPNNPTGAVYPQETIETIVQEAAYQGVKVISDEVYDHLILDDLDYASVLGHASDLDHVMIASSFSKSFSMAGLRIGWVISSQGTIKMLRRYHMFTTTVANTPSQWAGVAALRGGNECIEHMVKEYRRRRDRIVQLVSETPHLTGYWPQGGFFIFPSLPSHINASNVALKMLEEIGVCVVPGEAFGESCNNSLRISYSTSIEKIEEAFSRMIPWLAKQDL, translated from the coding sequence ATGTCGAGCGAAATGTCCGAGAAGCTAATTTCCGGTCTCAAGATTCCCACCGCCGATGACGCATTCGAATGGAGCCCTCCACTTCGTGCATTGCCTGTGCCAGGTATTCGCCGCATGGTCAATCTTGCCGCGTCTATGGAAAACGTGATCCACCTTTCGATTGGCCAGCCTGACTTTCCCTGTCCTAAGCACATCGTCGATGCCTATATTCATGCTCTCCAACAAGGAGAGACCGGCTACACCATGGACGCCGGTTTACCAGAATTGTTGAAAGAACTGGCCGGCTACTACAGTGCGAGGTCTGGCCGCGAAATCACGGAAGACAACATCCTGGTGACGACCGGGGCAACCGAAGCGATGTATCTGTCGATTAGCGTAACGGCAGCACCTGGTCGGCAGTTCTTAATACCAGACCCTTGTTTTCCACTCTATGCACCGTTGGTTCGTATGCATGGTGGAGAAGTGAAACCGATTCCTACCCGAGCCGAACACGGGCATCAATTGGATCCACAAGACGTAATCAATGCCATCGGCCCACGTACGTTTGCTATTATCCTGAATTCGCCCAACAACCCGACCGGTGCTGTATACCCTCAAGAAACCATTGAAACAATCGTCCAAGAAGCCGCCTATCAAGGTGTTAAAGTGATTAGCGACGAGGTGTACGATCACCTGATTTTGGATGACCTCGATTACGCCAGCGTGCTAGGGCATGCGTCCGACCTGGATCACGTGATGATCGCCAGTAGTTTCTCGAAATCATTCTCGATGGCCGGGCTACGAATCGGCTGGGTGATCTCCAGCCAAGGGACCATCAAGATGCTCCGGCGTTATCATATGTTCACGACGACTGTGGCCAACACGCCGTCGCAGTGGGCAGGTGTTGCGGCGTTGCGTGGTGGCAATGAGTGTATTGAGCATATGGTGAAAGAATACCGCCGTCGCCGAGATCGCATCGTCCAACTCGTCAGCGAGACTCCCCACCTGACTGGCTATTGGCCGCAGGGTGGTTTCTTTATTTTTCCATCGCTACCATCCCACATTAATGCCAGCAACGTCGCGTTAAAAATGCTGGAAGAGATCGGCGTGTGCGTTGTACCGGGGGAAGCGTTCGGTGAGAGTTGCAACAATTCACTAAGAATTAGTTATTCGACGTCGATCGAGAAGATCGAAGAAGCGTTCAGCCGGATGATCCCCTGGCTCGCCAAGCAAGACCTTTAG
- the astB gene encoding N-succinylarginine dihydrolase: MKVHEVNFDGLIGPTHHYGGLSQGNLASVVHRHAVSSPRRAALQGLAKMKRIADLGIPQAFLPPHPRPNLAFLEAQGFTGSPDKMIAEVHRQRPDLLSVAYSASAMWTANAATVSPSSDCADGRVHITPANLQTMPHRALETPQTTKTLRAIFHDTNHFVVHDPLPVLAETSDEGAANHTRLCRSYEASGVELFVFGRDHNDEQKSQRFPARQTLAACKSIAMEHQLNPKRCVFARQHPSAIDAGVFHNDVISVGNQSLHLVHEFAFAELDRVLTEITDCFGLGLQQIVLSDQELKLADAVQSYFFNSQLFSIGTEQMLLLCPIECSENTAARQLVANLIRADNPIVECQFIDLRESMQNGGGPACLRLRAVLTKEEFAAVPPAVFITERRYHELCKWVRRHYRERLTVDDLADVRLIEEVKQAMNELDEMLEL, from the coding sequence GTGAAAGTGCATGAAGTCAACTTCGATGGGCTCATTGGTCCTACGCATCATTACGGTGGACTTTCGCAAGGGAACCTGGCCTCCGTTGTTCATCGCCATGCCGTGTCCTCTCCACGTAGAGCGGCACTGCAAGGGCTAGCCAAAATGAAACGCATAGCCGACTTGGGTATCCCGCAAGCATTCCTCCCGCCGCACCCACGCCCCAATTTGGCATTTTTGGAAGCCCAGGGGTTCACAGGGTCACCAGACAAGATGATTGCTGAGGTGCATCGCCAGCGACCAGATCTTCTCAGTGTCGCTTATAGTGCTTCAGCAATGTGGACAGCGAATGCGGCAACCGTTTCTCCCAGCAGCGACTGCGCTGATGGCCGGGTACATATCACGCCAGCAAACTTGCAGACCATGCCCCATCGCGCATTGGAAACACCGCAAACAACCAAGACTCTTCGCGCGATCTTTCATGATACGAACCATTTTGTAGTTCACGACCCCCTGCCTGTTTTGGCCGAGACAAGCGACGAAGGGGCGGCGAATCATACGCGACTATGCCGGAGTTATGAAGCTTCAGGCGTCGAGCTATTCGTCTTCGGGCGAGATCACAACGACGAACAGAAATCACAGCGATTTCCTGCTCGACAAACATTGGCCGCATGCAAGTCTATCGCTATGGAGCATCAACTGAATCCCAAGCGTTGTGTTTTCGCGCGGCAACATCCCAGCGCGATCGATGCGGGGGTGTTTCATAACGATGTGATCTCGGTCGGGAATCAATCGTTACATCTGGTTCACGAGTTCGCATTTGCCGAACTGGATCGTGTATTGACGGAGATCACCGATTGCTTTGGACTTGGTCTGCAGCAAATAGTCCTTAGTGATCAGGAGTTAAAACTCGCGGATGCAGTCCAAAGCTATTTCTTCAACAGTCAACTCTTTTCGATAGGAACCGAGCAGATGTTGCTGCTTTGCCCGATTGAGTGCTCCGAGAACACAGCCGCTCGCCAGCTTGTCGCCAATCTGATTCGAGCAGACAACCCTATTGTGGAGTGTCAGTTCATCGACCTACGCGAAAGTATGCAGAACGGTGGCGGACCGGCCTGTTTGCGATTGCGGGCCGTTCTCACCAAAGAAGAGTTCGCGGCAGTGCCACCTGCCGTTTTCATTACGGAGAGGAGATACCACGAACTGTGTAAATGGGTGCGGCGTCACTATCGCGAGCGGCTCACGGTCGATGACCTCGCTGATGTAAGGTTGATCGAAGAAGTCAAACAAGCAATGAACGAACTCGACGAGATGCTAGAACTCTAA
- a CDS encoding succinylglutamate-semialdehyde dehydrogenase, which translates to MHFVYGNWQQGSGESFDSTNPVTEALLWQGRAATVDEVHQAFDAAAEAQLRWRARCWEERAEVIHRFAELADQHTEMLAKAISDEVGKPLWDAKTEAKAVVSKCQISIEAYQGLRDDTQVSTNTLLGRVVYRPLGVVAVIGPFNFPAHIANGQIVPALLAGNSVIFKPSELTPYVAQMMVELWEQAGLPPGVLNLVQGGVSTSQAILAEPQLRGLFFTGSRATGIKLREAMVQRLEVLLALELGGNNPFVVHQPANIDDNVDKVIKSAYMTSGQRCTCTRRLIVTGDAKLFLKRLVEKTQEISVGRPSDEPEPFMGSLIHARAVENVLRFQSQLISQGATPLLPSQSLSIGPAFVSPGIIDVTDCKTRSDEEVFGPLLQVIRVPDLGAAIREANDTQYGLAAGILCDDRADFEEFRDQVQAGLVNWNLATTGASGRLPFGGIGQSGNYRPAGSHAVNFCHVPIAEVEAVSEEGTSQ; encoded by the coding sequence ATGCATTTTGTCTATGGAAACTGGCAGCAAGGTTCCGGGGAATCGTTCGACAGCACGAACCCGGTTACCGAGGCGTTGCTCTGGCAGGGACGGGCTGCCACGGTTGATGAAGTTCACCAAGCGTTTGACGCGGCTGCCGAAGCTCAGCTTCGGTGGCGAGCGCGTTGCTGGGAAGAACGTGCTGAAGTAATTCATCGCTTTGCTGAGTTGGCTGATCAGCACACCGAAATGCTCGCCAAAGCAATTTCCGACGAAGTCGGCAAGCCTTTGTGGGATGCTAAGACCGAGGCCAAAGCCGTCGTATCCAAATGCCAAATTTCTATCGAAGCTTACCAGGGTCTCCGTGATGACACGCAGGTGAGCACGAATACGCTCCTTGGGCGTGTTGTCTATCGGCCGCTGGGCGTTGTTGCTGTGATCGGTCCTTTTAATTTCCCCGCTCATATTGCCAACGGCCAGATTGTCCCCGCGCTGCTGGCTGGCAATAGTGTTATTTTTAAGCCTAGTGAGCTAACTCCCTATGTCGCGCAAATGATGGTCGAGTTGTGGGAGCAAGCTGGCTTGCCACCTGGTGTCCTGAATCTCGTTCAAGGGGGTGTGTCCACCAGTCAGGCAATCTTGGCTGAGCCCCAGTTGCGAGGTCTTTTCTTCACCGGTAGTCGTGCCACCGGCATCAAGCTGCGGGAGGCCATGGTGCAGCGACTTGAGGTCCTGCTGGCCCTAGAGTTAGGGGGCAACAATCCCTTCGTCGTCCACCAACCAGCAAACATCGACGACAATGTCGATAAAGTGATCAAATCGGCTTATATGACCTCGGGGCAGCGATGCACTTGCACGCGGAGGCTCATTGTGACCGGCGATGCGAAGCTGTTTTTGAAGCGGCTAGTTGAAAAGACTCAGGAAATTTCCGTTGGACGACCAAGCGACGAACCGGAACCCTTTATGGGATCGTTGATTCACGCCAGGGCCGTCGAGAACGTGCTCAGGTTTCAATCCCAATTAATATCACAGGGAGCGACTCCGCTGCTTCCCTCCCAAAGTTTGTCCATCGGACCAGCGTTTGTCAGCCCTGGAATAATAGATGTGACTGATTGCAAAACACGATCCGATGAAGAAGTGTTTGGGCCACTACTGCAGGTAATACGAGTACCTGACCTGGGTGCTGCTATCCGGGAAGCGAACGACACCCAGTACGGACTGGCAGCCGGTATTTTGTGCGATGATCGAGCCGATTTCGAAGAATTCCGAGATCAAGTTCAGGCCGGGCTAGTTAACTGGAATCTCGCAACGACCGGAGCTAGTGGGCGATTGCCGTTCGGCGGGATCGGTCAAAGCGGCAATTATCGACCGGCTGGCTCTCACGCAGTCAACTTCTGCCATGTTCCCATTGCAGAAGTTGAGGCCGTGAGCGAAGAAGGCACGAGCCAGTGA
- a CDS encoding amidase translates to MAQDATQIADMTAGEMTDCFASGELTPTEAAQACLDRIHKHNKHVNAYNILNEEITLEAARRSSERWRLGTPLGPIDGVPVAVKDIFMTKGWPNRKGSKLTSEEPVKVDAPAIAALRRNGFVPLGRTTTPEFGWKGVTDNPLDGVTSNPWDPTKVSGGSSGGSAAAVPLGMGPLALGTDAGGSIRIPAGFCGIVGHKPTHGLCPMWPPSAFYPLAHVGPMTWTVADTALLLDVLAEPDPRDVTLSNCSVSFRDVLEHVDLRGIRIALSPTLGYVDVDPEVHAAVMATAGAFEEAGAVIESVDPGFSDPLESFNRLFYGGAANALRDIGSDDRAKMDPNLIKVAQWASELSLLEFMDAANERAAITEKMSLFHQKYDLLLTPTLPIPAFDAGLEVPKDWPHDRWPTWTPFTYPFNMTGQPAISVPCGFTASGLPIGLHIVGPRHADALVLQAAHYYQQVRPLTSIRPDMLA, encoded by the coding sequence ATGGCTCAGGATGCGACCCAAATCGCGGATATGACCGCAGGCGAGATGACGGATTGTTTTGCCAGCGGAGAATTGACGCCGACCGAAGCGGCTCAGGCATGTCTCGATCGGATCCACAAGCACAATAAACATGTCAACGCTTACAACATTCTTAACGAAGAAATCACGTTGGAGGCGGCCCGGCGTTCGAGCGAGCGTTGGCGATTGGGTACGCCGTTGGGCCCCATCGACGGCGTACCGGTCGCTGTCAAAGATATCTTCATGACCAAGGGGTGGCCCAATCGAAAAGGCTCGAAGCTTACCTCGGAGGAGCCAGTAAAGGTTGATGCCCCGGCGATTGCCGCGCTACGCCGCAATGGCTTCGTACCGCTTGGCCGAACAACCACTCCTGAATTTGGTTGGAAAGGGGTGACCGATAATCCTCTGGATGGTGTTACTTCGAACCCTTGGGACCCGACCAAGGTCTCAGGTGGATCGAGCGGTGGAAGTGCAGCGGCCGTTCCGCTAGGCATGGGGCCGCTTGCACTAGGGACCGATGCTGGCGGATCGATTCGCATTCCAGCTGGTTTTTGTGGAATCGTTGGCCACAAGCCAACCCATGGGCTTTGTCCCATGTGGCCCCCGAGTGCTTTCTATCCATTAGCGCATGTGGGGCCGATGACTTGGACCGTAGCGGATACGGCACTCTTGTTGGATGTGTTGGCAGAGCCTGATCCTCGGGACGTGACGCTATCCAACTGTTCCGTTTCCTTTCGCGACGTTTTGGAACATGTTGATCTGAGGGGGATTCGTATCGCACTCAGTCCTACGTTAGGCTACGTCGATGTCGACCCGGAAGTGCATGCTGCAGTCATGGCGACGGCGGGTGCATTCGAAGAGGCAGGGGCAGTCATCGAATCCGTTGATCCAGGATTTTCCGATCCGCTCGAGTCGTTCAATCGGCTCTTCTACGGGGGTGCGGCCAATGCGCTCCGCGATATTGGCTCAGATGATCGGGCTAAGATGGATCCAAATTTGATTAAGGTCGCTCAGTGGGCGAGCGAACTATCTTTGTTGGAATTTATGGACGCTGCCAACGAGCGGGCCGCTATTACCGAGAAAATGAGTCTCTTCCATCAGAAGTACGACTTGCTTCTCACGCCGACTTTGCCCATTCCTGCATTCGATGCCGGGCTGGAGGTTCCCAAAGATTGGCCGCACGACCGCTGGCCCACTTGGACTCCATTCACCTATCCATTTAATATGACTGGCCAACCAGCCATCTCGGTCCCGTGCGGCTTTACCGCGTCTGGCTTGCCGATTGGGTTGCATATTGTGGGTCCCCGACATGCCGATGCTTTAGTGCTTCAGGCTGCTCATTACTACCAACAGGTTCGTCCGCTTACGTCAATTCGTCCTGATATGTTAGCTTAG